Proteins encoded in a region of the Deltaproteobacteria bacterium genome:
- a CDS encoding efflux RND transporter periplasmic adaptor subunit — protein sequence MSKSQLVGVVIVLIVGAGLAAVILQAGAPTGNRDVQGEHAEAAHAKEDHAKGPHGGRLLRNKDFAVEVTIFERGVPPQFRVYSYEADRPVDPAEVQLAIELHRLGGEVNRLRFTPREGYLLGDQVVSEPHSFDVKVSAERNGRTANWEYSSYEGRVQLTDEAVRDSGITVETAGPTKLRTKLRVTGQIVANEDRMAHLIPRFPGIVKEARKRLGDRVENGEVLAVIQSNESLQSYELRSQLAGTVIKKHVSPGEFVGEGEDVYVVADLSTVWVDLNVYRQDFARVKVGQRVVLDAGEGLPKAESSIAYLSPFGASNTQTMLARVELPNPTGEWRPGLFVSAEVIVEEVTVPVAAKASALQTFRAWDVVFIRVDDLFEVRPVDQGRRDGEWVEVLSGLGAGQRYAAENSFVLKAELGKAGATHDH from the coding sequence ATGAGCAAGAGCCAACTCGTTGGAGTAGTCATTGTCTTGATCGTCGGGGCGGGTCTCGCCGCCGTCATCCTGCAAGCCGGTGCGCCCACTGGAAATCGCGACGTGCAGGGCGAGCACGCTGAGGCCGCGCATGCGAAGGAAGATCACGCGAAGGGACCGCACGGGGGGCGGCTTCTGCGGAACAAAGACTTTGCCGTCGAGGTGACGATCTTCGAACGCGGTGTACCTCCGCAATTCCGTGTCTACTCTTACGAAGCGGATCGTCCGGTCGATCCCGCCGAGGTGCAGCTCGCAATCGAGCTGCACCGGCTTGGTGGAGAGGTGAATCGCCTCCGTTTCACGCCGCGCGAGGGCTACTTGCTCGGCGATCAGGTGGTGTCCGAACCGCATTCCTTCGACGTGAAGGTTAGCGCGGAGCGAAACGGGCGTACGGCAAACTGGGAGTACAGCTCGTACGAAGGTCGCGTTCAGCTCACCGACGAGGCGGTTCGGGACTCGGGCATCACGGTGGAGACCGCCGGCCCGACAAAGCTGCGCACCAAGCTACGGGTCACCGGACAGATTGTCGCCAATGAAGATCGTATGGCGCACCTCATCCCGCGCTTCCCCGGCATCGTGAAGGAAGCGCGCAAGCGCCTGGGCGATCGGGTGGAGAACGGCGAAGTGCTGGCAGTCATTCAGAGCAACGAAAGTCTCCAGTCCTACGAGCTGCGCTCGCAACTGGCCGGGACGGTCATCAAGAAGCACGTCAGCCCGGGTGAGTTCGTCGGCGAAGGCGAGGACGTGTACGTGGTCGCGGATCTGAGCACCGTCTGGGTGGACCTCAACGTCTACCGGCAGGACTTTGCGCGGGTCAAAGTCGGGCAGCGCGTGGTTCTGGACGCAGGTGAGGGACTGCCGAAAGCCGAAAGCTCGATTGCTTATCTCTCGCCGTTCGGCGCATCGAACACGCAGACGATGCTAGCCCGCGTGGAGTTACCAAATCCCACCGGCGAATGGCGCCCGGGTCTCTTCGTGAGTGCGGAAGTGATCGTCGAGGAGGTGACCGTTCCGGTTGCGGCAAAAGCCAGCGCGCTGCAGACGTTTCGGGCTTGGGATGTAGTGTTCATCCGCGTGGACGATCTCTTCGAGGTGCGACCCGTGGATCAGGGGCGGCGCGACGGCGAGTGGGTGGAGGTGCTCTCCGGGCTCGGTGCGGGTCAACGTTACGCCGCCGAAAACAGCTTCGTTCTGAAGGCCGAGCTCGGCAAGGCCGGCGCCACCCATGATCACTGA